The Sesamum indicum cultivar Zhongzhi No. 13 linkage group LG6, S_indicum_v1.0, whole genome shotgun sequence genome has a segment encoding these proteins:
- the LOC105163360 gene encoding protein HUA2-LIKE 3, with amino-acid sequence MGNDEKEEGATWRRATHGRRPPPAARRKWKVGDLVLAKVKGFPAWPATVSEPEKWGYPADWKKVVVYFFGTEQIAFCNPADVEEFTEEKKVSLLGKRHGKGADFVRAVKEIIDCFEKLKEQDQVSRVNGTEETNITNINNSEESLIKAVKDEAAVVTVKPLSMGTNNDLNSLTEVAVAAAAEDALHDEEIPLVEAPSNLVLTGSPECTTDLARHKTDVARSQKSGSKRKKLAQRSKSSSRRDASRPRGMVLPSINNTRSSRRSGPNALQDRSVRRSKRIMKSSDDSEEEGIHSHALESNDSIEESDPEIMAVDADRLGTNDGPSNLASKQEPFTENDEEETELSHRLDFQTNTVILKKKRKCNRKRHHTDTVEAAELNIVTSDAEVLRTGCASPSFSEKLTQRYVKDDGDEHLPLVKRARVRMGRPSPTAEEEITFLHKEEKGSAAPESVTSQPSGPWSREVDAPADGKSAPIKEDQTHGCLSRVSPARKPHFWEARKNFVDGEAALPPSKRLHRALEAMSANVAEVCQRASSCSPAPNTQSNEYFPSSIPEVSELSVEKKAVNELGSGAVGNMINGDSVSSASVFCAMPNVETLENDAKTIKLVSDGGKADSFEYVEGVDTECQKMSPLNEFPAEIEHHVKLDSLNVGERLAHLDSSALGLKMSPIDHCATEQSGLNKNDKESDHEISQMDLDRIKQVAGGSPNINTGIQPDNADGEGDDTQKMKNLLSAEDNQDGKRSESVEEARPASLDSNNMLSVTPLKALNSCYHQSLFHSTSVSDDQMDDRAVSVTQSSSLTDGPDSVARESPPSSSICNISASDNNHSLENSSACGPDVQFHLEKAKLVGKSSGKGDSLSSFEAVIGSLTRTKDSIGRATRIAIDCAKFGLATKVVEVLSRNLEIESNLHKKVDLFFLVDSITQCSRGMKGDAGVYPSAIQALLPRLLLAAAPPGSSSRENHRQCLKVLRVWQERKILPEPIIRHHIRELDALCGSYPTAGSRRPLRNERAFDDPIREMEGMLVDEYGSNSSIQLPGFCMPPMLRDDGGGSDSDGESFEAVTPEHNTEKLDGEMTQIPAVGKRSHILEDVDGELEMEDVAPCCEVEITSTSNIGGADSTQMLHNQSNRHCAAQFTAQHANDVQLTPALLSRSPPPPPPLPPSFACPAVLGSVTNGPNSKPYSNSQKFNSSVQESAVNQSALSRVNPSTVDAGHLHVHDNKGFEAKLPRQMPEANSASSFSDHPTSFLSGRGSNSIQPTDTFSKGFHLRPPHPAPSNQFSYVQEQRIQSRRDIPPPSHLNRYRAHNAENGNFYRDRDRNKYGPRDNIGECWKPPFPSPGPCYSDGNRIAHAPAPMSYSGLHEPALSNSRWNFPPRPMNHRHFDPYRPPSEGPIPVASRGPNFWRPR; translated from the exons ATGGGAAATGATGAGAAGGAAGAGGGTGCCACGTG GAGAAGGGCCACGCATGGGCGGCGGCCGCCCCCCGCCGCTCGGCGGAAGTGGAAGGTCGGTGATCTTGTGCTTGCCAAAGTCAAAGGATTTCCGGCCTGGCCTGCGACA GTGAGTGAGCCAGAGAAGTGGGGTTACCCTGCTGATTGGAAGAAAGTAGTGGTCTACTTTTTTGGGACTGAACAAAT TGCCTTCTGTAATCCTGCCGATGTAGAAGAATTCACAGAAGAGAAGAAAGTGTCTCTCTTGGGGAAACGCCATGGAAAAGGTGCTGATTTTGTTCGTGCAGTAAAGGAGATAATTGATTGCTTCGAGAAGTTGAAGGAACAGGACCAGGTTAGTAGGGTTAACGGCACTGAGGAAACTAACATCACCAATATAAACAACTCAGAGGAATCCTTGATTAAAGCTGTGAAGGATGAAGCTGCTGTAGTTACAGTTAAACCACTTTCTATGGGGACCAATAATGATTTGAATTCTCTAACTGAAGTTGCTGTAGCTGCAGCAGCTGAAGATGCTTTGCATGATGAGGAGATCCCATTGGTGGAGGCACCTTCTAATTTGGTGCTTACAGGATCACCTGAGTGTACCACTGATTTGGCAAGACACAAAACTGATGTTGCCCGATCACAAAAAAGTGGCTCCAAGAGGAAGAAGCTTGCTCAAAGGTCAAAAAGTTCTTCTAGGAGAGATGCAAGTAGACCCCGAGGTATGGTGCTGCCTTCTATTAATAACACTAGGAGCTCTAGGCGCTCGGGTCCTAATGCATTGCAGGATAGATCTGTGAGACGAAGTAAAAGGATTATGAAATCGTCTGATGATTCTGAGGAAGAAGGCATCCACTCACATGCCCTTGAATCAAATGATAGCATCGAAGAGAGTGATCCTGAAATTATGGCAGTGGATGCTGATAGGCTTGGTACCAATGATGGACCCAGCAACTTGGCTAGCAAGCAGGAGCCTTTCACTGAAAATGATGAAGAGGAAACAGAGTTAAGTCATAGGTTGGACTTTCAGACTAACACTGTCATCCttaagaagaaaaggaagtgTAATCGGAAAAGACACCACACTGATACTGTTGAGGCGGCTGAACTCAATATAGTAACTTCAGATGCTGAAGTGCTCAGAACTGGGTGTGCTTCACCCAGTTTTAGTGAGAAATTGACGCAGCGATATGTTAAGGATGATGGTGACGAACACTTGCCTTTAGTCAAAAGAGCCAGAGTTCGTATGGGCAGACCATCACCGACAGCAGAGGAAGAAATCACTTTCCTTCATAAAGAGGAGAAAGGGTCTGCTGCTCCTGAAAGTGTTACTTCGCAGCCCTCTGGGCCCTGGAGCCGTGAGGTGGATGCTCCTGCTGATGGGAAATCTGCCCCCATTAAAGAAGATCAAACTCATGGATGCTTATCACGTGTAAGTCCTGCTCGAAAGCCTCACTTTTGGGAAGCTAGAAAGAATTTTGTGGATGGGGAAGCTGCTTTACCTCCATCCAAACGCCTTCATCGGGCCTTGGAGGCCATGTCTGCCAATGTGGCCGAGGTTTGTCAAAGAGCATCCAGTTGTTCACCAGCTCCGAATACTCAGAGCAATGAGTATTTTCCTTCTTCCATTCCAGAGGTCTCTGAGCTGTCGGTGGAAAAGAAAGCTGTTAATGAATTGGGATCAGGAGCTGTGGGGAATATGATCAATGGTGATTCCGTGTCGAGTGCTTCTGTGTTCTGTGCCATGCCAAATGTGGAAACATTGGAGAATGATGCAAAAACTATTAAACTTGTATCAGATGGTGGTAAAGCAGACTCATTCGAATATGTGGAAGGTGTTGATACTGAATGTCAAAAAATGTCCCCATTAAATGAGTTCCCTGCAGAAATTGAGCATCATGTAAAACTAGATTCACTTAATGTTGGTGAGCGATTGGCTCATTTAGACAGCAGTGCTCTCGGTTTGAAAATGTCTCCCATTGATCACTGTGCGACTGAACAATCAGGGTTGAACAAAAATGATAAGGAATCTGATCATGAAATTTCACAGATGGATTTAGATAGAATCAAACAAGTTGCTGGTGGTTCACCTAATATCAACACTGGTATCCAGCCTGACAATGCAGATGGCGAGGGTGATGACACACAGAAGATGAAGAATCTTTTATCAGCTGAGGATAACCAAGACGGCAAGAG GTCTGAGTCTGTGGAAGAAGCAAGGCCAGCATCATTGGATTCAAATAATATGCTCTCTGTTACTCCTCTGAAGGCTCTCAATAGTTGTTATCATCAATCTCTATTTCATTCTACTTCTGTTTCTGATGATCAGATGGATGATAGAGCAGTTTCGGTCACTCAGTCTTCGTCGTTGACTGATGGGCCAGACTCTGTTGCAAGGGAATCTCCTCCCAGTTCCTCCATATGCAATATATCTGCATCAGATAATAATCATTCTCTTGAAAATAGTAGTGCTTGCGGTCCTGATGTCCAGTTCCATTTAGAAAAAGCTAAACTTGTTGGCAAGTCTAGCGGAAAAGGAGATTCTTTATCATCCTTTGAGGCTGTCATTGGATCATTGACGAGAACAAAAGATAGCATTGGTCGAGCTACGCGGATTGCAATTGACTGTGCAAAATTTGGTTTAGCAACCAAG GTGGTGGAAGTACTGTCTCGTAATTTGGAGATTGAGtcaaatttacacaaaaaagTTGACTTGTTTTTCCTTGTGGATTCTATCACTCAGTGCTCTCGAGGCATGAAAG GTGATGCTGGTGTATATCCCTCTGCAATCCAGGCACTGTTGCCCCGTTTACTATTAGCTGCTGCCCCTCCTGGCAGTAGTTCCCGTGAGAATCATAGGCAGTGTTTGAAA GTTTTGAGAGTTTGGCAGGAGAGGAAGATTCTTCCCGAACCCATAATTCGCCACCATATTCGGGAGCTTGATGCCCTTTGTGGTTCATATCCTACTGCTGGCTCTCGTCGACCCTTGAGAAATGAAAGGGCTTTTGATGATCCTATTAGAGAAATGGAGGGCATGCTGGTTGATGAATATGGGAG cAATTCGAGCATTCAGCTTCCTGGTTTCTGTATGCCTCCTATGCTGAGGGATGACGGTGGAGGAAGTGATTCTGATGGAGAGAGCTTCGAGGCTGTAACCCCAGAGCATAATACTGAAAAACTTGATGGAGAAATGACTCAGATTCCTGCAGTTGGGAAACGCAGCCATATCTTGGAAGATGTAGATGGTGAGCTTGAAATGGAGGATGTGGCTCCCTGTTGTGAAGTCGAAATTACATCCACCAGTAATATTGGTGGAGCAGATTCAACACAAATGTTACATAATCAATCTAACAGGCATTGTGCAGCACAATTTACCGCCCAACATGCGAATGATGTACAACTGACACCTGCTCTTTTGTCAAGATCTCCCCCGCCCCCCCCTCCACTTCCACCATCATTTGCTTGTCCTGCAGTGCTTGGTTCTGTTACAAATGGTCCTAATTCAAAGCCTTATTCGAATTCTCAG AAATTTAACAGCAGTGTGCAGGAATCCGCAGTGAACCAGTCTGCTTTGTCCAGAGTCAACCCATCAACCGTGGATGCTGGCCATCTACATGTTCATGACAACAAGGGTTTTGAAGCCAAGCTGCCGAGACAGATGCCTGAAGCTAATAGTGCTTCCTCATTCAGTGATCACCCTACCTCATTTTTATCTGGTCGAGGTTCTAATAGTATCCAGCCAACTGATACTTTCAGCAAGGGTTTTCATTTGCGCCCTCCTCACCCTGCTCcttcaaatcaattttcatatgTGCAAGAACAACGGATCCAATCGCGGAGAGATATCCCACCTCCTTCCCACCTCAACAGATACCGTGCACATAATGCAGAAAACGGAAACTTTTACAGGGATCGtgatagaaataaatatggCCCACGCGACAATATTGGAGAATGCTGGAAGCCTCCATTTCCATCCCCTG GTCCATGCTATTCAGATGGTAACAGGATAGCACATGCACCCGCGCCCATGTCGTACAGTGGCCTGCATGAGCCAGCATTATCTAATAGTAGGTGGAATTTCCCTCCACGGCCCATGAACCACAGACATTTTGATCCCTATAGACCACCTTCTGAAGGTCCTATTCCTGTCGCAAGTAGAG